From one Sulfurirhabdus autotrophica genomic stretch:
- the grxD gene encoding Grx4 family monothiol glutaredoxin produces the protein MSIQDVIKEQVTTHPVVLYMKGTPQFPQCGFSSTAAQILKACGVDAPFTVDVLSNADIRQGIKEFSNWPTIPQLYVNGQFVGGSDIMREMYENGELKKMIDNLPH, from the coding sequence ATGAGCATTCAAGACGTTATTAAAGAACAGGTTACAACCCATCCAGTTGTGCTTTACATGAAAGGTACGCCTCAGTTTCCTCAGTGCGGCTTCAGTTCTACTGCTGCGCAAATTCTGAAAGCTTGCGGCGTCGACGCCCCTTTTACTGTGGACGTATTATCCAACGCAGATATTCGCCAAGGAATTAAAGAGTTTTCAAACTGGCCTACCATCCCGCAACTTTATGTAAACGGCCAATTTGTTGGTGGCTCCGATATCATGCGCGAAATGTATGAGAATGGTGAATTAAAGAAAATGATCGACAACTTGCCTCACTAA
- a CDS encoding nucleotidyltransferase domain-containing protein translates to MKAAKTLIVQVLRQPDKMQSMSMKEWDLLIRQSRHADMLAHIYALLEQKNLLASIPTKPLAHLESANTVVKRHAQAIRWEVHNLRKALETADLPLVLLKGAAYLIAELPPARGRIFSDVDILVPKAKLNQAEAALRLHGWDASHHDAYDQRYYRTWMHELPPMMHNQRQSVVDLHHNILPETARFHPDPAKLLESAISAGNTPQIKVLAPVDMVLHSATHLFHEGELEHGLRDLTDMDSLLRYFSSIPSFWEDLDARAKEMDLVRPLFYALHYCSEILETPLSATIIQSMKRFQPAWPLVSIMDALYGRALSPVHPSCSDWLTGFARWALYIRSHWLRMPAGLLARHLFHKAFYSKKPE, encoded by the coding sequence ATGAAAGCCGCCAAAACCCTGATCGTCCAAGTGCTGCGCCAGCCTGACAAAATGCAATCAATGAGCATGAAAGAATGGGATCTGCTTATTCGCCAGTCTAGGCATGCGGACATGCTTGCCCATATCTATGCCTTACTGGAACAAAAAAATTTACTCGCCAGCATCCCCACCAAACCCCTGGCGCACCTTGAATCCGCCAATACGGTTGTGAAACGTCATGCGCAAGCTATACGCTGGGAAGTACACAACCTTCGCAAAGCACTTGAGACAGCTGACCTACCCCTTGTATTGTTGAAAGGTGCAGCGTATCTCATAGCTGAACTGCCACCCGCGCGCGGAAGGATTTTTTCGGACGTTGACATTCTTGTCCCCAAAGCAAAGCTAAATCAGGCAGAGGCTGCTTTACGCCTTCATGGCTGGGATGCCAGTCACCATGATGCTTATGATCAGCGCTATTATCGCACGTGGATGCACGAACTCCCCCCCATGATGCACAATCAGCGCCAGAGTGTGGTGGATTTGCACCATAATATATTGCCGGAGACCGCGCGTTTTCACCCTGATCCAGCTAAATTACTGGAATCCGCCATTTCAGCGGGAAATACGCCGCAGATAAAGGTCCTTGCGCCTGTCGACATGGTGCTGCATAGCGCCACTCATTTATTTCATGAAGGTGAGCTGGAACATGGCTTACGCGATCTTACCGACATGGATAGCCTGTTACGATATTTCAGCAGCATCCCTTCATTTTGGGAAGATCTGGATGCGCGCGCAAAGGAAATGGACCTGGTCCGCCCCTTATTCTACGCCTTGCACTATTGCAGCGAGATTCTTGAAACGCCTTTATCAGCCACGATCATTCAAAGCATGAAGCGTTTTCAGCCTGCCTGGCCCTTGGTTAGCATCATGGACGCATTGTATGGGCGAGCACTTTCACCAGTCCACCCTAGCTGTTCAGATTGGTTGACAGGTTTTGCCCGTTGGGCACTCTACATTCGTTCGCACTGGCTGCGCATGCCCGCTGGTTTACTGGCCAGACACTTGTTCCATAAAGCATTTTATTCAAAAAAACCGGAATAA